A stretch of DNA from Bradyrhizobium algeriense:
TGCGCGCTTCCGCGTAGCTCACGCGCAGATCCCCGAAAACCGCAAACTCGACGTCGGGATTGGCAATCGCCGTCTTTTCGAAGTGGTCCGATACCCGCACTCTTTTCTCCCAGACGAGGCACGCTCTTGTTGCCCGAACTGCCTTTGAGGGGCCGATCGCATGTTCCGCCTAATCCCGTAGCGACGCGAGACCAGCACAAGCGAGCCCCGAATGCATTTATTACTTGATCGTCTCATTTTCTGACTTAAAAGTCAATCTGATATAACTCTCTTTGGGAACAGGAGAAAAGCGTGGAGCGCCAGACACAGAAGGTGATTTGCGAGCGTCGCGGTCACACCCTCATCATAACCATCGACCGCCCCGAAGCCCGCAACGCCGTGGACTATGAGACGTCGCTGCAGATGGAAGCCGCCCTGGATGTGCTTGATGCGGATCGCGAACTTCGCGTGGGCATCATTACGGGGTCGAGCAAGACCTTCTCGGCAGGAGCGGACCTCAAAGCGGCCGCCAAAGGGGAGAGCTCGATCACCGAACGCCGCGGCGGCTTCGGTGCTTTTGCCCGCCCCTCGCTCAAGCCGACGATTGCTGCGGTCGAAGGTTTCGCGGTGGGAGGCGGGTTCGAACTTTGCCTATCCTGCGATCTCGTCGTCGCTGCGCGAAGCGCAAGATTCGGACTACCTGAGGTACGCCACAACGTGGTGGCGGTCGGAGGCGCCCTATTTCGGCTTCCCAGGCGGATTCCCTACAATGTCGCTATGGAGATGGCGATCACCGGGCTGTTCAGAACCGCCGAGGATCTTCACGCTCTTGGTTTCGTCAATCGCCTGGCCCAGGAGGGTCAGGCCTTATCCGTTGCGCTTTCGCTTGCCGAAGAAGTTCTTGCCAACGGACCGACCGCCGTATGGGCAAGCCGCGAAATCATGTTTCAGTCCAACAACTGGACTGATGAAGCAGCTTGGAGCGAGCAATGGAAGATTGCCCGGGTTGCGCTCGAGAGTGAGGATGCAAAGGAAGGCCTGCGAGCCTTCGCCGAAAAGCGCAAACCCCATTGGAAG
This window harbors:
- a CDS encoding crotonase/enoyl-CoA hydratase family protein, with amino-acid sequence MERQTQKVICERRGHTLIITIDRPEARNAVDYETSLQMEAALDVLDADRELRVGIITGSSKTFSAGADLKAAAKGESSITERRGGFGAFARPSLKPTIAAVEGFAVGGGFELCLSCDLVVAARSARFGLPEVRHNVVAVGGALFRLPRRIPYNVAMEMAITGLFRTAEDLHALGFVNRLAQEGQALSVALSLAEEVLANGPTAVWASREIMFQSNNWTDEAAWSEQWKIARVALESEDAKEGLRAFAEKRKPHWKGR